The genomic window AAGCTTCGGTTATTAATTCTAAAGAAATTGTAGCATCGATTGTTGCCACTTGACCCGTTTCTAAATTTGAAAATCGTTCGACATCATTGTCAAATCTTTCCTTGATTTCTTCAATAGTTGATTTTTTCATTGTCTTTTGTCTTTTTAATCTCTCGCAGATTTCGCGAATCTTTATGCTATTATAGATTGGAAATATTATGGTTTAGACGATTTGATCTAAATTAATAATCTGCTTTATCTGCGAGAGACTTATTTTTTGATTTTTCAAAACTATTTATTTCATAAATACTTTGAAAATACTATTTTTATCAATTAATAATACTTTTAAAGTATCATGGAATTACGTCACTTAAAATATTTTTTGGCTGTAGCCGAAGAACTGAACTTTACCAAAGCATCAGAAAAACTGTTTATTTCACAGCCACCGCTGAGCCGTCAAATTGCTGAATTGGAAGAAGAACTTCAGGCAAAGCTTTTTATTCGAAACAATAAAAAAGTAGAATTAACCGAAGCTGGAAAATATTTTGAAAAAGAAACAAAAGAACTTTTTCAGAATTTGGAACGTATTTCTACTAAAACAAAAAAGATCGCAGAAAACGTGTCGGGCGAGTTCAGAATTGCTTATATCAGTTCGATTTATTCGTCTGTTATTTCAGATTTAATACAACATTTGAAAGCGCAGTTTCCATATGTCAATTTCAAACTTTTTGAAGTTTCAACAACAAAACAAATCGATGCTTTAGAAAAAGGAAAAATCGAAATGGGAATTATCCGATCACCTATTCATTCACCTAAAATAAAATCGCATTTATGGTTTAAAGATGGCTTTTCTTTAGTTTACAATAAAAACACGATTCAAATAAAATCAGAAAATGATATTTTAAAACTGAAAGATGAAACGTTTGTTTTCTTTAATAAAGATTACGCACCGCATTATCATGAAGTTCTATTGGAACTTTGTGCATTTTATGGCTTTTCGCCGAAGATTATTCACGAAGCGAATAATATTAATTCGATAGTGCAATTGGTGAAAAACGGTTTAGGAATTTCGATTGTTCCGTCAAACATTGCTAAAAATAATCCCGATTCGGAGATTGGTTTTATCGAATTGAAAAAGGTTAATTTATTTACGAATGTTTCAATTATCACTGCAAAGGAAGATGAATCGGAAATTACAAGATCAGCTGTTGAGTTTTTATTGCCGCAAAGGCGCTAAGGCACAAAGCTTCTTATACTCATTTTGAGTATGCGTGTAATCTGTCATTTAGTCGAAAATGAAAGAAATCCTATTTAATCATTACAATCTGTGGCAAAAAAAAACTTTGCGCCTTTGTGGCATATAAAAAAAAATCGTTACAATTTAGTACAGAAATCCACATTAGAAAAAGAGAACTTTTAAATATCTTAGCAAATTCAAATTCTACAATAAAATTTCAATATAAAATGGCCGAGCAATCTTCAATTCAGTGTCCAAACTGCGGAACTCCTATCGATGTCAATGATGTTTTAAAACATCAGTTGGAAGACAGCATCCGTAAAGAATTTCAACAAAAAGCCAGTATTCAAAACCGTGAAATTGAGCTTAAAAACGAACAGTTTGAAAAAGCCAAAGCCGAGTTTGAAGCCAAGAAAAAACAAGAAAACGAACTTTTTGCTGAGCGTTTGGAGCGAGAAAGAAAAATAGCCGAAAAAGAAATTTCTGAAAAGCTTAAAATAAAACTTGACGAAGAAAACAAAGATCGTTTGATTTTAATGGA from Flavobacterium fluviale includes these protein-coding regions:
- a CDS encoding LysR family transcriptional regulator gives rise to the protein MELRHLKYFLAVAEELNFTKASEKLFISQPPLSRQIAELEEELQAKLFIRNNKKVELTEAGKYFEKETKELFQNLERISTKTKKIAENVSGEFRIAYISSIYSSVISDLIQHLKAQFPYVNFKLFEVSTTKQIDALEKGKIEMGIIRSPIHSPKIKSHLWFKDGFSLVYNKNTIQIKSENDILKLKDETFVFFNKDYAPHYHEVLLELCAFYGFSPKIIHEANNINSIVQLVKNGLGISIVPSNIAKNNPDSEIGFIELKKVNLFTNVSIITAKEDESEITRSAVEFLLPQRR